TatgttttttgtgtttgtttattATCATAGATTTAGAACGATTTGTGATTTTTTAGAACGGTTTGTGTTTTGTAAACATTATCTTCGATTTTATTATATGATTTTCTATGTTAGATCTACGTTTATCTATAATTCTTTTCAAGATCTACTTCTTGTGATTTTCTTTAGTTTAGATCtttgttttttatatttgtttattatcaTAGATTTAGAAcgatttgtgttttttttagaaCGGTTTGTGTTTTGTAAACATTATCTTCGATTTTATTATATGATTTTCTGTGTTATATCTACCTTTATCTATAATTGTTTTCAAGATCTACTTCTTGTGATTTTCTACTTGTGATTTTCtgtagtttagaactacgtttttTGTGTTGGTTTATTTTCATTGCTATGCATGTTTATGTTTCATTCAACTATGTGTAGTTGTTAGTGTATTTTTTGGTTTATTTagtattagattttatttttatctttggtTGATTTAGTTTCTGGTATTATTTTTATGATGTCTTTTATTTTGTgatcatattttttttcttagtCTTGGAATCTGTATACAGGTTATCTAGCGTTGGATGATTGGGGAAAAAATGCTCTTTCTATCCTATTCGATGGAATGGAACCCGACTCCACATCTAATGAAGCCGTTTATGTAGGTTCATCTCACGAAGAGGAGCCCAATTATGAGGTTATTCTGAGGTTAATTTTGGAAAAGtaaaacttttttccaaaatgTTTCTCCATTTCTTAATCAAATCCTTGCAAGCCCTGGTTGAAATCATGAAGTTTTATGATTGAAGAATgcacttgtaaatattttacaACTTTAAATACTTTCTAAATACTTTTGCTTAGATGTATGATATAGTTTtgtatataaattttgaatttgagTGAATTGATTAGGTTGAGGGAAATGTTATATTTGCTTTTATAAACATTTGTAAATGGGATttgagttttattgtttttcatataTAACTTTGATATGTGACTGAGTTTTTAGTCCACAATTATtgcttgttatttttattttttatttccaaaGTTTATGTCTGAGTCTTGCATTAGGTAAGTTATGTGACTCACTATACAACTAGTTggaaacccgtgcgtccgcacgggttctggtgtcgGTTGGTTATACGTTATAAATAAGAATAGAATATGTAAAAAAAATGAGAATCCATAAAAAAAATcgcttaataattttttttttatacagAGCGgtaataaacaaaattttaaaatgcgagttttttgttaaaaaaaacaattgaaagAACATAGTTGGGTAGTTCAAATGTGTAGAAATACATAtaatatgatgaatgtgtaaaTATTATGTTATAAATAGGAAAAATGAGAtatgaaatatttataatatatatatagtgtaAATAAGTACAACACAATAGTCAAAACGTGACCAAAAAAGAAATTAGAATAGGccaaaaacataaaattatataGAGATGACAATAAATTGACTTGACAAAAAAAAGTACAAACCAAAAGTGAAATTTCCCAACTTAGTAATGCATTTGATAAATTAGTTGGGGCCAgactatgttttttttaaaaaggacaAAAGAAAAGTAGTAAAGAAAATGGGCCCAAGACAAAGACTTAGGATAAATATAGAAGAGATGGGCCCAAGAGAGATACATGTAAAAGAAGTAGGTATTAATGTTGGGATCCTAACTGAACAAACATTACTTCCAAAAATGACGTTAGGGTTTCGTGCTGGTTAGGAGCAGTTGGTCGACGGCTCAAGCAAGACTTTCCCGGTGCAATGACGTACTCTTCGCCCTTCAACATTCCCGATCGGTGAGTTGCATGTTTTGATCGTTTATTAGATATGTAGACGTTGTTGAAATGTTAACATATGTAAAAGATATGTTTTTTATGAGTTGCATGTTCATTGTTGTGGTTTATAAGTATTTTTTTGTCGTTGCAATATTAGAACGGAAGAGCAACTTGCAACGGAGAACAACTAGGAAAGACTGAAGAGGGAGGTTGAGATTCGGTGAGTGATGGAGCTGTTTAGTGTTGTAGGTGAATGGCGGAAAGTTTGGGAAAGATCCAACCGCGGAAAGTGGAAGGGATGCCTTTGGAAACGCGAAAGTCATTTTAGGGTGATAATGGGGGCTCTTGAGAAACGACGAACTTCAATAGAATGGAAGGAAGCATGGCAATCATTCAAATCTGGTGTGGGCGGTAATTGTTCTGGAAATACTGAAGGGAAGGCAGAAGAACAGGTTGTTCTTGGTGCCGGGGAAAGGAGAATAATGTCCAAAAGAGAAGCACAACGTCGTGTTATTGTATTATCTTCAGATTCAGAAAGGTAAAACGTAGACATGATATATGTTACTTAGATATTGATGGGTTGGCTTGTCTGTTATTAGAAATGTTATGTCCGGTAATGTTTAGATGCATGTAAGATAGAGGTGATACTAAGTAGGTAATACATAATAATATAAGTTATGTGATAATAGTTAAAATGTTTATAAACTATAGTTTAGTATTCTTCTTCTTGTTGCAGGGAAGAGAAGGATGGGGTAGAATGTCATAAGCGAAAGAAGAGCATAAAAATTCAGGAAGGAGCAACCTCCATTTCCAAACAAAGGTAAAAGATAGACATATTATTTGTTAGTTAGATATTTATTATTTGTCTGTATTTTAAATGTTTTGGCATGTAACTTTTGGATGCATCTAATGTAATTGGCGTTTATACCTGAATATGGCGGTTTCCATTTCATGTCCCTTTGTACACTTATAGGGAGGTTTATCACCAGTGACTTTATTTGGGCATTCATGGCATGCCTAGTAGTACCAGCCATATCTTGACGCAAAGATTTTCGTAATTGTTGCAACCGTGGCACAAAAAGTTGTCTGATTTTACAAAAGGGTGGTtaatagaaaatcaaatataGTATATGAGTTTGACTAAATTTGCTTAAACAATAAATGAAAGATTACTACCTCTTTGAGTTTAACAATTTTCtcaagaggaagaagaacaacattagacaacaattTTTGGGAAGGTGATTGGCGAGAAGTGTATGAGTTTTGCGACCTGCCTTGAGACTGCTGATTGCGAAGGCCTGAGACAACAATTATAGTATCCTGTGTAAGCctgaataccaaaaaaaacatAGTCAGTGTTAATTATGAAGGATGATACCAAGTGCAGGGTTTTGCAATAAACCAAGTGAGTACATTTTGGCGAATTGTTTGATTGTCTCCATGTCTTCATTAATAGCCACTTTGGTGACATTGTAAGTGTCGGTAACAGATAGTGGATATTTGCTTGCAAACACAAAATAAGTTAATAACAATATCGACTTGAAAACATAAAACACACTTTATGAACCGTAGGAATCAGTATGGGAGTAATATATACCAAAAGCTTCTTTGACTTTTGCATATTGAATCAGAATCACAAACGGAATGGCAGTATCGACCTGCTGTTCAACGTAGTTGATAAACTACACCGTGTACGCCTCCCATAACGTAACCGTTATAGTGTTGTTGCTACAAAATGCACATTTAAACTAAAAAATCAGACAAAATATAAGCTATAAAGGGCTACCATTAAGATGTATAAAAGgtaacaaacaaactttcaaccTCAAGTCGCGAATGACAAAGTTGACATGTTGCTTTTTACTTCCAACCTGGGCCTGTGTGTACCCAATTTCATCAACCACTCCGATAACATCTGTAAAAGACAGTGGGAAAACGTGCATCAGGTTGAATGAAAGATCAGATGTAGAGTGCTACATAGAAGTTGAGATTGTCCCAAAAAGTATATAGAGTTTTACCTAAAAGTTAATCTTTATTCCATTTCCCAGTTAAAATATCAAGAAAAGGAGTGAGTCTGCAAGCCTTTTCCTGAATCTGATGCACGTTTCTATCCCCAACTTTGGTTCCACCAGTAAATTTAAGGAGGTACTTGTGAGCAGAAGGTTTGAACAGCAGATCATTCAGCTGAACTTGGAAGTTTGCAATAGTGTAAGTATCATTAACAACAAAGAGCGAATCAAAACTCTGCCTATACACGGGAGGTACGATAACATGGATATCACTTCCCTACAGAGGTAATACAAACAAAATCCATCAATATCAAATAAACCACATAATATAGCCTACAGGCAAcgataaaaaatcaaaaattattcTCTTTAACACCTCCCTACAACCAAATATTAACCtatcaaaaccaaaacattatgtataaaaaaaatatcaatacaaaatcTTCCTCATTAACACCTCCCAACAACCAAATATTAACCTTTCAAAACCAAAACAtattatatgaaaatataaaaaatcaatacaaaatCATCCTCTTTAACACCTCCCTACAACCAAATATTGACcattaaaaagaaaaacatactgtaataaaatataaaaaatcaatagAAAATCTTCCTCTTTAACACCTCCCTACAACCAAATATTAACCTTTCAAAACCAAAACATACTGTATGAAAATATAGAAAAtcacaaaatataataaataatggtTATTGTAACAAAACAAACAGATTCAACGAAAACAACATAAATAATGGTTGCTCGTAAAAAAATGTTAACTCATGTTTAACCTTCAATGTTGAAACTAACCTCAGAATCATAAACAACCATTTCAAAATGTTCCTTGTTGTTAGATATGACACTCCATTTGTGATGTATTTTAACAACAACTTTCCAAAGTTCCTTTTCATCGTTAACATCAGAGATTTTTTCCAACGGTCGTGCCATTTTCTTGCCTAAAGTCAGGGTTTAAACTATGGCTACAGCTTCGGTGGAAGAGGAAGTTGTATTGTCAAAAAAGGGTTGAATGGTTAGCAAGGTTTTGAAAGGAATAGGTTGAAAGAATGGTGAGTGACGGTAGAGGAAGAGGGAGAAAAACGATAGAATGCATATGAGATTGTGATTGGAAAGCAACATTGGGAGTAAGGAAAAAATGTAAATGGGTACAGATTGTCTTTGGAGGAGGACATTGGCTTACTTGGTTCAGTTAGATTAGAATTAAAAGGACAAATAGTACATAAGTTGGCCAATAGAGAGAGGAACAGAAGCGACAATTAGTTAGATTGAAGCCAAAGTCAGAATTTAGTCACAAAAAGTATTATTTGGACACATTTTGACCCTAAAATAAATAGGTGGAATTTTTTAAACAAATGGCATATGAGTCTTAATCAGGTACttgtgttttcttattttatagataCATGAGAATGTTGTTCGAATGTAAATCAAACTCTCCTAATTAATTGAGTTTATTTTTGAATAGTTCAAAATCACATCAGCAGTTAAAGTAGAAACACGAAAATAAAATCCAAATGTTCCGATTCACAACATCATAATAATTAACCAAGGAAAAGCATATTGCGATATCATGTAGTTTCATGCAATGGAAACAAGATTTTCCAAACGCAAAAAGTTAGCTCATatacaaaaacagaaaaataccATCGACAGATCAAATCATACCATCGACAGATCAAATCAGGGAAAGTTAGCTCTTGCTTCCAATCAAATGTGTGTCGATCAAATCGTAAAAAAGCTtttaactttcaaaaagacataaGGGTTATTTGTTTCCACGGCCGATTGGGTTTTTCTTGTTTAAATAGCTTGATTCGTAATGCCATTAAGCATTATGTTATAGAACTTCGTATTTAAGCTGAGACAGAATTTGAAACAGATGATTTTTCAACTTTCCTAGATGTATTATTGGTAGTGAATCTTTAcaagttttgaaattgaaatCGGGTTTTGGTTTGCCTCCGTCGTCGATTATGCAAAACGGGTTTCAATCTTTGCATACATTGTCACTATCATTAATCATTTTGGATAATAGCCTTCTCTATCTGATATGTTCTATGAATCATCTTTTCCTGTTTTGAGAAATATGCACCTCGCGTCGCTTGACGCGCTCTAGAGGATTTGAACTTGGAAAAATGTTATCAGCTACAAGGTTTGTGTTGAACCTATGTACGATAACAGGACGTGTCTTGCAATACTATTTAGGTGGTGGGTTTTGGATGATGTTTATGATGAATGGGAgtttgagagagaaaaaaagatgagTTTTGATGTGgttcttcaatggtgttgatgatGAAATATGGGTTGAGTTTTGACGTGAGTCTTCAATCGTGTTGATGATGAATAAGGATTTAATCTATGATGTGGGTTTAGGGTTTTCAATGGTGTTGATGATGATAAGCTTCAACTTTAGTTTGTTGGACTAAAAACATTAAGCTAGTAAAGATGAAGAAGatgtttgtgtaaaaaaaaaagatgaagatgattTTAAGATGAAGAAGATGTAAGGATGAATTAAAaagattatttttattattaaattatacgTGGCCATATAAATATAAGGATTTTATTTAACACTAAACTTACATTTTAACCCTTAATAAATCTTATTAAGCAATTATTATCAAATTGCTAATTGTCATTTTCCTTAATTAGAGGTGTTCGCGACTCGATTTGAATCatttagagaaaaaaaatcatcTGATCAAAAGATATATAGAGCAcgcggtttgatttggtttttggataacaaaaagaaaaattcaatttaatcCAATCCAATTTATGCGATTTACTTCGGTTCGGTTGATTTGTTTTTTAAACCAACACTatttacaaatttaaaaaaatatgtatgtCAATGTCAATTACAATTACGCCACCAAGGTAGAATATTTGATTGCTACTTAAAAATATGCCACTAAAGTTTATCGAAAGGAATCTATTAAGTGTCCAAATATCTATGTCAATGTTGTGCTGTGATTTGAGATAGTCAAAGAAAATTAAGAAATCTGCATTTTGCAATTATGTGATtaagaaatcaaataaattatacaATGATTAGAAGAATTGCAAACAAGtgttactgtagcaacctgccctaaaaattaagctttgagagtcgccacctattctaccaaggcgaataggaaaccttacgcagttaagagattcggggtaagattattataatcaggtcgagggaaggtgttaggcacccttaatcctttcctaaggttttgaattgagaggcagaggtttatggctaaaattgttaaggcaatagctaaggaaatgaaaagggtgaacggTAAGATTTGAACTAATTAGGATttaggggaaggggactcgccttgttgccaagtgcctacgtatctccttagggagaatcagagtcaacatagttcggggcacagggttgtacgccttagaattgattataaaTGTATGAAGGCATTTTAAATttcttatcgtagttttgaaatgcgaagttcgcaaggtattttgaattaccttatcgtagttgttttgaaaatcgcagtattgaagagatgaaaattcgtagtttgaaggagtgttttaagatttgggcgtacaacccagatttaatatgttaccattaatcgcgatgatcaataggtttgatcaccataattaatagattagtagagAGTTGCtggcaattttaatcgattgattcgattatcacttttagcaaatggatatattttaattatttaactttatcgttatccctcataatcaatagctttgattaaaaataataacgaatttttaaagggaagtgctaatcatcgtaaccaatagatttggttaaaaccatttagcaaaataaatgtattttttattattttaattaattaaataattaattgattattacccaccgcgatcaattgatttaatcgaagcgaataataaattaaatcctaacactttggccaaatggccagtgggattgggcaaaccctaatgcattaatAAGTTTTCCTagggtttttttgtgattttcataattaaaattaattaaataattaagtcgaataatcggggaagataatcgggaaaataatcctaAAGATCATAGCCCTAATCCTAataaaaatcctaatcctaattatattaacTGATTAAACTaaacatattaattaatatatataatctaaataaagtagtaaaatagaaaattatatataaaagaaCCTGGGGTTTGATTCTGTGTTGTAGCCTGGGAATGTCCACGGTGAGCATGCGCGTTCTGGAGCGTTGGATCCAGCCTTGAGATGATCCTGAGGTCTTGATGGCAGGGTGTATGGTAGTCATACAGATAAGCGAAGCGCTGGATCTGAGATTGCCATAACGTGTAAATGCGAAGCGCTGGATCTGAGATTGCCATAACGTGTAAATGGAGGAAAAAATATTTTGCAATGCTGGGGCTCGAACACGAGACCATTCGGTTGCCAGCTTCCACCCCAGCCAACTGGCCTGCGCGCATTTGATGTTATTGCTTCGCACGTCATGAATGAAAATAGAGAAACTAATTGATAATTTTCAAAATGCAGAGGCGCGCGAACAGCGgcctgttttcttcttcttcgcgACGCCATTCCGTCCCCATGCCAAACTCCCACTTCCTGCAACACGATCCAATAAATGGAAGATAATATCATGGTTCGACTTAAACCACCCTTCCGAACGCGATGGCACCCTTCACATGGTCCAATTCCACTTAATTTAGAAAATCCCAATTCAAAGATTGGAACCCTAAGAATGGTGGGTTCCTCAATCTGCaacgaaaatcaaattaaacagcCCAGATAGTTTGCAAACAAGATCATGAATATAATTATACCCTCAAACATGATTTACAATGCGTTTATGAACAAATTGAAATCCAAAATATTTGAGACAAAAATGTGAAAACGGCCATAAGTTCCAGAGTGTTTTGGTTGATTATGGAGGTTGATTCTCGCTCATGAAACACCCAGGAGTCGATATCAATCCTTTATTTGGTCTGAATCGTCCTAAAATTCTGACTGCATCACCACTTTTTCTTACGATTTTTTTTTGCTTCCGTAATGGCTctttgatcggtaaaatagcaagtgtactattttgcctctgtagtaataatagggaaattccctgaatgtcgatctcaaggactggacgttaatatcgagtttaaataatggttcaattaaacaaaaactatatttggagttttgtttgcaaattgtgactaaaaataattaaaataagcagaaaagtaaattggctttttgacaaatatgagtattatgctagggtaaagtgtgtgattgttcttgtaataaccttggatttagatctcttcaacaagttcataacctttaattaccgccctttagattattttcccctaagtccttagtgggaaaacctttgaacattcatcctaaatcctaagtccttagagaattatgatgaaatcaagcctttatgttatcaagagttaaccggtaactatagggtatccctagtcctaggtgatatctactatagtctaatcgtacaaaaaccttaacaaccgttgtccagctggttgttaaccgtaaatcaatcttgttggtccgacaaagaaagcataaaaaccttgtataattaaattaaataagaaaacaaatctattgatgaactcaggaattcaaaatcattacaaaatcaaatcagggacaccccctagcattagggtttagttactcatattgttcaaagaaaacaaaatataaaatagatacattacaagaattgagatgaaacacTACAGAAAAAAGGCCTCCTAccacgcccagaaaaccgaggctttatgcaaaataaccgtggcgtaacgctgaggccacggttcggccacggaaatccaacggtggagtatacggccgtggccaaaagtaaagtccacggttttttggtatagaccacgccatttttacaaccgtggcatttttaggccacggtttaggtagcttgattaaggccgcggtttgtatttgccatgacttAATAACTGTGGTTATAttgtaaagccacggtttcattttaacgtttacgacacagtattagttcaagatatagccacggtttggttatgaccacctatttaaaaccgtggttatatgttatgcattctaaaccattaatcttgccacggtttatgtctgtatcattacataaatatgtcatatatatatatatatatatatatatatatatatatatatatatatatatatatatatatatatatatatatatatatatatatatatatatatatatatatatatatatatcagatgtTATGCATTCCATCCACTCATTCAATTAACACAACTTCTCGATCAATGAGTCTAAGAATTCAAAAATTTATGATTGAAAAATGCatctattaaattattttacataAACATTTCCTCCCTCATTGATACATGTACAGGTAAGAGTGTAGTTTTCTTTGATAATAATCCCTTCATAGAGTGAAAGTACTATATATCTTCATGCAGAAATAACACAAATCCAATCCAACCACCATACGTGTCAGAACACTACTTTCGTGCAAGTATTGCTATAACAAAGCTCTGCCAACAACACAAATAGACTTACAGTCAGTTGTCATTCATCAAGCTACGTAACTCATAATCAAAATGCATATTGGTATGGCACATAATATCCAATTAAATATGCTTGCCTCATGAACTGCCAATATATGTAAAAATCATAATGCAACATTAGTTAACATTGGTATGGCACATAATATCAATATATTCAGTAATAATCCAAGCAAACAAAATACGAAAgggaaaaaaggagaaaaatgaTGTCTTTGATTCAACTCCATTTACAACTCAGTGGTGGATTTAAGTCATCATCAAACCAAAATAGATAGACTGTCTATTTAATGACTTCATGAGACAAGCATTTTACCTTAACTCTGGCTAAAGAATATAGGTCACCAAGAAGACAAAAGAATATAGTGAAACTAAGGTGCAATTCAAAATATATGACAAAAGAGGCGTATCAAATCATGGTTAGATAATCAAAATATAAGGTTGAAAAATTGACATTGACGCATCCACTGAAAAGTTAAGGTCACATATCATGAACCTATAAGAACAAGTAATGTAAACATACGTAAGAACACATGCCATTAGTGAACAATTTAAATACTAATGACTGCAGTAGTCATTTGGTAAAGATAGAAAAGGAGGCACTAAAGGAGCATGCTGAAATGAAGCCAGTCGAACCACCTAGAATAGGAACAAGAAACATCTTCACATGTATGAAAAATTACAAGATAAAAGGATAAGACACCCTCCAAGGAAACCAGCAATATATGTTTGTTCTTATTCGATGAGATGACAAAGTAACTAGTGGTGTGTTTGCGTAAACTACAACATGAGGATCGAAAAcaaaaatttcaatatttaaaaCAAGGAGATAAAGCAAACACTGGATGTAACCAATTCGAGAGCAATATTCTCTGCTCTCAAATTTCTCACAAGGCGTAACTTTTAGAGAATAATACAATATAAAACCAGAATCATAAACTTGAATTAAATTTAATCATCTCCAATGCAAAAATAACATAAGAACTCAGATGTGAAGCTCATATTCTTTCAGCCTTTAAAACTGAAGAAAACTAATAATTAATCAAAGATGTAGAATATATCAATGTTTTTAATAAAGGTACTATAGTTTTGAAAAGTAATGCTGGTTTCAAAGAAGAAATCTAATTACACAAACTTCCATACAAAATATTCTTTCAACTCACTCAAGCAACATATATCAAACATATCtcgaaataaaatattaaatcatgATGAAAGTGAAAATAGACCCTGAATGTCTGCAGTCATGTCCATATAACAAAAATTGAAAACATTTTTAACCTGCAGCATTGGTGGCCTCAATGGTATTCTTTCTTCTGTAGAAGATTGAGGACCTTCAACTGTAATTAGTGCTAACTCTCCATGCTCTGATATTGCTCTTGTCTGTGCTTCTCTCATTTTCTGCTCATCTTTCATCGTCTTAGTTTCAATGTCAATTTGTGTAACTCCAGCGTCCACAAAAACAACTCTGAAACCAAAGCATATACGTTAAATAACTTATAAATATTAGCTGATGCAATTTAAtacttgaaaaaaaaagagaattaatCTGATATTGCTTTTGTCTGAGCTTCTGTAGATTCTTTAGTGAAAATCTTGACTGGAAAAAACTATAGTAAACTTACGAAAACTAAATTATAGTTTCTCATTTCGACTCTCTAAACTAAAGTAAACTTACGAAAAAAACAACGGAGCACCTAAAATTGAATTTCCCATCCACCTTGGACATATAGACTAAGATAGGCTGCCAAAAGAAAGAAATAGTACATATGTCAGCCACTAAACAACAAGCATAAAGGTTTGGGCACGAATTTCTAACCATATCAGCCAATAATCATCTTTATTATTTGCTGTGTGCAACACATCGATACTATTTCAATGTGTGCATTTTTTGCTTGGAAATGCACAAGCAAATAGGCACTAAGCTTCTGTCAAAACGTGAAAATCCACCCGCTAAACCAAACAAATGCTTGGCAAATCAACTTTTCGTAAACTTGAGAATAATTCAAATTAAACTATATTGAGAGGTCAGAGCCAAATGCACATATATAAACTCTTTGCATTGTAACTTCTATATATTCAAATAGAAAATTTCACATCTTCTGGGAAGACACAAAAATTTGATGATATACTCACTGTATTTATTAATAGGTATAAAGAATGGAAGAGGGAGGCAATATATAAGTGTTTGATTCCGATGCTAGAACATGTTTACATAAAAAAACCATGGCATAATGAAATCTATTACCAGGCACGCCATCAAGAAATTACAATACGGCTGTGCTCGCCAGCATCCACCAAACCTGCGCGATGAGTTACCGCTGTTGTCCATGAATCTTCTATCATTCCACTCTTCCATAACTCCGTTAGTAGTAACACCCGAGACATTCTTTGCAGTCTCGCCACATATTTCACATAATCTGTTAAAGAAAAGGAAATGCACCTAATGAACAATCGATTTGATGATATCGACAACCAAGAATCTTCACCAGGACAATCACAAGGGCATGGTTTCGAataatatgaacaaacatgaacatgaCAATCAAATGCAATAATTTGCTGATGCAAAACTATCAATATTGATCTATAAATTGAAATTGGCCAGAAATATATACCTATTTCCCTTTAGCTTGAACCACACTTCAGCACAATAAACGTGAGCAATGCCGAGCTCGTCTTTACACACGCAACCAAGTTGAATAAAATCTCCA
The Vicia villosa cultivar HV-30 ecotype Madison, WI linkage group LG6, Vvil1.0, whole genome shotgun sequence genome window above contains:
- the LOC131609344 gene encoding uncharacterized protein LOC131609344, which translates into the protein MRCSSHKGFSENSQGERICRICHLAFGPASDAAIIESVSATSGDFIQLGCVCKDELGIAHVYCAEVWFKLKGNRLCEICGETAKNVSGVTTNGVMEEWNDRRFMDNSGNSSRRFGGCWRAQPYCNFLMACLPILVYMSKVDGKFNFRVVFVDAGVTQIDIETKTMKDEQKMREAQTRAISEHGELALITVEGPQSSTEERIPLRPPMLQSFVIAILARK